Proteins encoded in a region of the Deltaproteobacteria bacterium genome:
- a CDS encoding Rieske 2Fe-2S domain-containing protein has product MSVTIARVGELGPGETKKFCLRCDGREVEGFLLNYGGAHHAYLNRCRHVPMGLDWVENQFFTEDGRFVQCATHGACYEPETGECVAGPPCGKTLYRIPVRVEGDAIVAECPGSLPDD; this is encoded by the coding sequence GTGAGCGTCACCATCGCGCGGGTCGGCGAGCTCGGCCCCGGCGAGACGAAGAAGTTCTGCCTCCGCTGCGACGGGCGCGAGGTCGAGGGCTTCCTCCTGAACTACGGCGGCGCGCACCACGCCTACCTGAACCGTTGCCGGCACGTGCCCATGGGCCTCGACTGGGTCGAGAACCAGTTCTTCACCGAGGACGGGCGCTTCGTGCAGTGCGCGACGCACGGGGCGTGCTACGAGCCCGAGACGGGCGAGTGCGTGGCGGGCCCACCGTGCGGAAAGACGCTCTATCGCATTCCGGTGCGGGTCGAGGGGGACGCGATCGTGGCCGAGTGCCCGGGGAGCCTGCCGGACGACTGA
- a CDS encoding CbbQ/NirQ/NorQ/GpvN family protein: protein MPCPSATPSIAPVSADPFYLPIGDEIALFSAAYECRLPILLKGPTGCGKTRFVEYMARKLRGAADNGGPDGNLITVACHEDLTGSDLVGRYLIKGDETVWVDGPLTQAVKTGAICYLDEIVEARKDTTVLIHPLTDHRRILPIDKKGEILEAHPDFLLVISYNPGYQSVLKDLKHSTRQRFVTIDFDYAPRDKEAQVIAHESGVTMETALELAKLGEKVRHLKANGLEEGVSTRLLIYAGLLMRQGVPPRRACEVAVSRSLTDDAESQRAIGELAQAIFG from the coding sequence TTGCCTTGCCCCTCGGCCACCCCTAGTATCGCCCCCGTGAGCGCCGATCCCTTCTACCTCCCCATCGGGGACGAGATCGCCCTCTTCAGCGCCGCCTACGAGTGCCGCCTGCCGATCCTGCTGAAGGGCCCGACCGGCTGCGGCAAGACCCGCTTCGTCGAGTACATGGCGCGCAAGCTCCGCGGCGCGGCCGACAACGGCGGCCCGGACGGCAACCTGATCACCGTCGCCTGTCACGAGGACCTCACCGGCAGCGACCTGGTCGGCCGCTACCTCATCAAGGGCGACGAGACGGTGTGGGTGGACGGGCCGCTCACCCAGGCGGTCAAGACGGGCGCCATCTGCTACCTCGACGAGATCGTCGAGGCGCGCAAGGACACGACCGTGCTCATCCACCCGCTCACCGACCACCGCCGCATCCTCCCCATCGACAAGAAGGGTGAGATCCTCGAGGCGCACCCCGACTTCCTGCTCGTCATCTCCTACAACCCGGGCTACCAGAGCGTGCTGAAGGACCTGAAGCACTCGACTCGCCAGCGCTTCGTCACCATCGACTTCGACTACGCGCCGCGCGACAAGGAGGCGCAGGTGATCGCGCACGAGAGCGGGGTCACGATGGAGACGGCGCTCGAGCTGGCCAAGCTGGGCGAGAAGGTGCGCCACCTGAAGGCGAACGGGCTCGAGGAGGGCGTCAGCACGCGGCTCCTCATCTACGCGGGTCTGCTCATGCGCCAGGGTGTGCCGCCGCGGCGCGCCTGCGAGGTGGCGGTCAGCCGCTCGCTCACCGACGACGCGGAGAGCCAGCGCGCCATCGGCGAGCTGGCGCAGGCGATCTTCGGGTGA
- a CDS encoding VWA domain-containing protein, translated as MRRSWLSHHLPADPGLAEADRCAAALGPTAHATLLAASDRLAEVSPLLARRAYRHAAGAWERFGADGWRRWLAFGEAVATAAPACREGALAYFAVPPAELGDADAAASWGALGREVARVSRRLATAFFERTAPMLRRPDGMERLRAWVAAGLALHEARGWRGAFLAQAYFEAAPAALAGLGPGDYEPWAETGAALAGEAEERAFFTTLPDGLAEWTAEERALFLATTRALAAASPRRARILYRELPPAIGKLPADARAALLRALARIDPRLAAPLAEFTPVAGAVLAEVPSGERLAALALVEELAAAHPEAAVAALRVLPRLYEEAGPAEVRRWFAAGTAVAADNAAAARAYFALESRTSLSVLRAASTAAALDDTQGVWRKLVQMLSGEPVVVRGVEVATLRPPLADLPAEHEVALPLRVDWLPTHEDNCRVYRLLAALLAGRREFGTYAHPDLRAAVHDPALLEDLFLLAEGVRVHHRLAASYPGLAGEAHSLGTRLLERWGHEPVPSRTVVLDALLLLALGAGPRPAWLAADAALLVARLLAPLAAPGASVEDSLAVARALAAALDGPGLALPAAEPEPVLLLDDLTGGEPLDPGGSDSGAPAPGGGEAPPLDPAALELASTRDEEAANGHPLSAAELRRLLEAGAKIGQGRGEGAGGGLPITALVGKIPAAQLEALRQALGDGEPAAARRAPVPAQDDHAFFYDEWDHLIGDYRSRWCRLTEVGVAGDAGEFFGQALADWARLLPEVRRQFQRIRPEMYRTMRGLEDGEDFDLNATIDARIDVRARRAPSTRLYRSRVRETRDVATLFLLDMSASTDEPLSPGNANTRPVKRIIDTLKEALVVMTEALDELGDAYAIHGFSGQGRANVEFYLVKGFGERLGPAVKARIGGIAPKRSTRMGAALRHATRKLAAVGARAKHLMLLSDGFPQDDDYGEDRRSHVYGIRDTAVALREADAAGIAPFCITVDRAGHDYLREMCDASRYMVIEDVAALPRELPKIYRRVVRA; from the coding sequence GTGCGCCGGAGCTGGCTCTCGCACCACCTGCCGGCCGACCCGGGCCTCGCCGAGGCCGACCGCTGCGCCGCCGCGCTCGGACCGACCGCGCACGCGACGCTGCTCGCGGCCTCGGACCGCCTCGCCGAGGTCTCCCCGCTGCTCGCCCGGCGCGCCTACCGGCACGCGGCCGGAGCCTGGGAGCGCTTCGGCGCCGACGGCTGGCGACGCTGGCTCGCCTTCGGCGAGGCGGTCGCCACCGCCGCGCCCGCGTGCCGCGAGGGCGCCCTCGCCTACTTCGCCGTCCCGCCGGCGGAGCTCGGCGACGCCGACGCGGCGGCGAGCTGGGGCGCCCTCGGCCGCGAGGTGGCACGCGTCTCCCGCCGTCTCGCGACCGCATTCTTCGAGCGGACCGCGCCCATGCTCCGACGACCGGACGGGATGGAGCGCCTGCGTGCGTGGGTCGCGGCGGGGCTGGCGCTCCACGAGGCACGCGGCTGGCGCGGCGCCTTCCTCGCGCAGGCCTACTTCGAGGCGGCGCCCGCAGCGCTCGCGGGGCTCGGCCCCGGGGACTACGAGCCGTGGGCCGAGACGGGCGCGGCGCTCGCGGGCGAGGCCGAGGAGCGGGCCTTCTTCACCACCCTGCCCGACGGCCTGGCCGAGTGGACGGCGGAGGAGCGCGCGCTCTTCCTCGCGACCACGCGCGCGCTCGCGGCCGCCTCGCCGCGGCGGGCGCGCATCCTCTACCGCGAGCTTCCTCCTGCCATCGGGAAACTGCCCGCCGACGCTCGTGCCGCGCTGCTGCGCGCCCTCGCGCGCATCGATCCACGCCTGGCCGCCCCGCTCGCCGAGTTCACGCCCGTCGCCGGCGCCGTCCTTGCCGAGGTGCCGTCCGGCGAGCGGCTCGCGGCCCTCGCCCTGGTGGAGGAACTCGCGGCCGCGCACCCCGAGGCCGCCGTCGCCGCCCTCCGCGTCCTGCCCCGCCTCTACGAGGAGGCGGGGCCGGCCGAGGTCCGCCGCTGGTTCGCGGCCGGCACGGCCGTCGCGGCGGACAACGCGGCCGCGGCCCGCGCCTACTTCGCGCTCGAGTCGCGCACGAGCCTGAGCGTGCTGCGCGCGGCCTCGACCGCAGCCGCGCTCGACGACACGCAGGGCGTGTGGCGGAAACTCGTCCAGATGCTCTCGGGCGAGCCGGTCGTGGTGCGCGGCGTGGAGGTCGCGACCCTCCGCCCGCCGCTGGCGGACCTTCCCGCCGAGCACGAGGTCGCGCTCCCGCTCCGCGTCGACTGGCTGCCGACGCACGAGGACAACTGCCGCGTCTACCGCCTCCTCGCCGCCCTGCTCGCCGGGCGGCGCGAGTTCGGCACCTACGCGCACCCCGACCTGCGCGCCGCCGTGCACGACCCCGCACTGCTCGAGGACCTCTTCCTCCTCGCCGAGGGCGTGCGCGTGCACCACCGGCTCGCGGCGAGCTACCCGGGGCTTGCCGGCGAGGCGCACTCGCTCGGCACGCGGCTCCTCGAGCGCTGGGGCCACGAGCCCGTGCCGTCGCGCACGGTCGTGCTCGACGCGCTCCTGCTGCTGGCGCTCGGCGCGGGGCCGCGGCCGGCGTGGCTCGCGGCGGACGCCGCCCTGCTGGTCGCCCGGCTCCTCGCGCCGCTCGCGGCGCCCGGGGCGAGCGTCGAGGACTCGCTCGCCGTCGCCCGCGCGCTCGCCGCGGCGCTCGACGGGCCCGGGCTCGCACTGCCGGCGGCGGAGCCGGAGCCCGTTCTCCTGCTCGACGACCTGACCGGCGGCGAGCCGCTCGACCCAGGGGGAAGCGACTCGGGCGCGCCGGCGCCCGGCGGAGGCGAGGCGCCGCCGCTCGATCCCGCAGCGCTCGAGCTCGCCTCCACGCGCGACGAGGAAGCGGCGAACGGCCACCCCCTCTCTGCCGCCGAGCTTCGGCGCCTCCTCGAGGCGGGCGCCAAGATCGGGCAGGGACGCGGCGAGGGCGCGGGCGGCGGCCTCCCGATCACGGCACTGGTCGGAAAGATTCCCGCCGCGCAGCTCGAGGCTCTCCGGCAAGCCCTCGGCGACGGGGAGCCGGCGGCGGCGCGCCGGGCACCCGTCCCCGCGCAGGACGACCACGCCTTCTTCTACGACGAATGGGATCACCTGATCGGCGACTACCGGAGCCGCTGGTGCCGGCTCACCGAGGTCGGCGTCGCGGGGGATGCGGGCGAGTTCTTCGGGCAGGCGCTGGCGGACTGGGCGCGCCTCCTCCCCGAGGTGCGCCGGCAGTTCCAGCGCATCCGCCCCGAGATGTACCGCACCATGCGCGGCCTCGAGGACGGCGAGGACTTCGACCTCAACGCGACCATCGACGCGCGCATCGACGTACGCGCGCGTCGCGCGCCCTCGACGCGTCTCTACCGCTCGCGCGTGCGCGAGACGCGCGACGTGGCGACCCTCTTCCTGCTCGACATGAGCGCATCCACCGACGAGCCCCTGTCGCCCGGGAACGCGAACACCCGCCCGGTGAAGCGGATCATCGACACCCTGAAGGAGGCGCTCGTCGTCATGACCGAGGCGCTCGACGAGCTGGGCGACGCGTACGCCATCCACGGCTTCTCGGGACAGGGGCGCGCCAACGTCGAGTTCTACCTGGTGAAGGGCTTCGGCGAGCGCCTGGGGCCGGCGGTGAAGGCGCGCATCGGCGGCATCGCGCCCAAGCGCAGCACGCGCATGGGCGCGGCGCTCCGCCACGCGACGCGCAAGCTCGCCGCGGTGGGCGCGCGCGCGAAGCACCTGATGCTGCTCAGCGACGGCTTCCCGCAGGACGACGACTACGGCGAGGACCGGCGGAGCCACGTCTACGGCATCCGCGACACGGCGGTGGCCCTGCGCGAGGCCGACGCGGCCGGCATCGCGCCCTTCTGCATCACGGTCGACCGCGCCGGCCACGACTACCTGCGCGAGATGTGCGATGCGTCGCGCTACATGGTGATCGAGGACGTCGCGGCGCTGCCGCGCGAGCTGCCGAAGATCTACCGCCGGGTGGTGCGCGCGTGA